AAGTTTTCAAATTGTGTTCTTTCACTAGGAGATTAAGGGAAGAAGGTTCCAAATGAATCTATGTAAGATTGCTTGGGCTGCTACAATCTACCATATATGAAAGAATGACAAGGATTCGTGATGGCACTATCAAGATAGAAGGCATTTTCTAGCCATTAGAGAAGATGTTAGAAGGATGGttggtttttgttaaaaagaagaacaaattaCATCTGCTTTAGACTTTAGTCCGGAGCTTCATGTTCAAGCAAGAAAGCAAATCAATCCAACAGCTTGTTGGCAATTAGCAAGCTACACTAATTTGCTACTCTTTTACGGTTCTCTTTGAATAATTTACAGATCAATATCATCTAAACTGCATTTTCAGATTTTGTTTCAAATCCAGAACATAAGATAAATAGAGTCACAGTTGCTTAAATTCACAGCATCACAACCATTAACATTCTAGAATTTAGTTTAAGACCGTCTTTGCTTACAAACCAGAATGCCCAATTGTATTTGGCCACCATAGAAGTCAGGGACTTCAATTAAGCCAATGGTCTTAGAGAAATCAAAGTACAATGGTAcctagaagaaaagaaggcttGAAAAGTTGTACATAAGTAGATAAGCTAATAAAGCATAGTAGGTGTAACCCAAATTGATCGAGAATAAAAAAGAGGGTTGTTCTTACCGAATGGAAGGCGTTGGATAACCCTCTGTGCCATGTTAAACACTCCCACATCATGGCCTCCATATGCCACTCCTGGGTACCTTTGCCACTCCCAATTGTCGTCTGTGAAGTAGATGCAATTACTTCTGCAAAGGATAGTGCTTGTAGGAATGCACCAGGAATTGCCTTCACCAACAAAAACAGCAATATCTTCCAAGTCTGTCACTTCCTCCCAAGCCAATGCACCAAAGTTGAGCTTgtagaccaaaaaatatatagtctTGTGCCTCATCTTGGAAGGAATATGAAATCCGTAACGAAAAATCCCATAAAGATTCTCCGATGTCTCCACCAAATACAGTTTTTGGGGCATGCCTACTTCTTCTTCGCTTGGTTGGGGCGCAATAACTTGTAGCTCAGCAGCCAGAGGAGCATCAAGTTCAAGGCGCACCAGCTTGCCGTTGTCACAAAGTCCATATATTTGATCATTAAAACATGCAACATCATTGAATTTCAAATTGTCTGGATTGGTAACAATAGCCCACTGACCTTGTCCTCTTCTATTCAAAGCCGCTCCTTCTCCTCTTCTGTCGAAAGCCACCCTAGCAAAAGCTAAGCGGTTCTCAGGGCCAAAAATTGCAATGACCAGTAACGATGAGTCCTGGGAAGGGTCCTTTAAAAGAATGAATTTGTGTACAAGGCGAAACCACTCTTCTGTAGCAGCCAGTGTTCGAATCGTGTTTGATGGTGGAAGAGCAATTTGTACTCTTTTAATAAGGTGCAGAAGGTGGGTTTCATAATCAGGACCCAAGGTTACAACCCAACCATGTGGAGATCCCCAACAGCGTTTTCCTTGGACTACAGATAATTGTAATTGATAACGATTGTTGTCGCAGAGACTGAAGAAATGTCGCATGTCTGTGGAAAGTGTTTCGGAAAGCATCAGCCAAGGAAGCTGAGGCCTTCTACTGATGCTCAAACAAACAGATCGCCATGTTCGGGAAACCCCTGCAACCGCTATAAAATCTCTGAAAGTATGTAGTCGATTTACAATTTCACCAATGATTTCTGGGGGGAGTTCGAACCGGACATTGGAGATTAACCCAGTATTCAACCAAAAACATTCTGCATATCTTCTGATATTGTTGGAGGTCACAAGAGaagtggaagaagaagaagaacgatTAACTAGAAATCTTTCCAACCGCGGTTTGATGTTAGATATAAGTGATGAATCAGTCAGGATAAGAATCACAATTACTGGAGATTCACTAATGACAAAAGATGATGTGCTAGTTAAGATCGTTACgaaaaactcaaacaaagacAAGTCTTTTTCAGCATGAGCAGGGGACAGAAATGTGAGGACCAACACCGTTACAAACAGAGTTAATCGAAAACTTGAAGTAGAAATGACATAACCACGAGTGAGAGTGATGAAGAGAGCTACTTGAAAATACACAAAAACCTTAAAGACGTTGAGGATTGTTGTAGTACTAACCGACCTCGCCATGGAGCTAGCTAAGGAGAGGAAACTAACTGATTATAAAGTTGAAGCTTGAAATGGAATCGGACACGATACTATCTATTCTATCAgaaatggaagaagaagaaggggctGCTAGCTAGGATTGTGAAGCTTTTGAAGTGGTCTGACAAAGAGTGGTCAGAATGAGATCATTTTGGGAAAGTAAGTAGGGTTTTCATCTGTAATACTAATTTGATAATTgaaccaaagaaacaaaaaacaaagccAAAAAAGTATGTTTAGTCGCCTAAGAAACAATCAATTGTGCCCAAGGATAGAAAAGACACTCAGAAACAGACAAAGAAATAAGAACCGTGAAAATCATCCATGAACATGCACAGTTGTACCCTTAACATTGTACAagaccctttctttttttttttttttctttcttttttttttgagaagaaagagtcATTCTTATTTCACTAATTTAGGAACAAACATCAGGATCAACTAGGTTTTTAACAAACAATGGAGCTTTCTTAAATCTGAAACATAGTGTGTGAACagtgtttttttccccctgatAGATCAATCAAcagattttgtgtgtgtgtgtgtgtgggtatatttcatttaaataaagtaaaatttgtttGCTAAACAAAATTCTCATTTATTAATCAATGTACAAGCCTCTGGTTTATATATCCTAATTCAGAGCATAACAAACTTAAAACTAAGCTCCCTCCTGTATGCTAATTCATTGTAGAAATCTATCTCAGATAAATGAATAAAAGGGAgttaaatcacaaaaaataaaacatgtaaaTACGTACATGAATTAgcataccaatttttttttgaattagcATAATTACCAGATGACCGAAAATTTgaataaacataattttttccaaGTGTCTTGCTATATCAGCGCTCTGAAAGTTTGGGTTCCAAACACGTAGTCTCAGACACAACTAGgcaaatataaattaattttttttaaaaaaatagagaaatggTGAAGGTGGAGGGGTAGAGTAATGGATTAATGGCCCATGCACATGCAGAGGTGGTAGTCTGGATTTTAGACTTTTAGTCCATATGGTGCACGATTCAAATAAAATGTTGAAAGCCAAACTAATTAATATCAGTAAGAAGTTCTTAATTAATTACACgaaatatttgatttacatagaaaaaaataatgtgaatataaattatatttatatatatatatatatattttgtactTGGTGTTAGAgttggtattttatttttattatagaaagGAGTTGATACTTAGTATAAGCATTGTTATTATACTAATGGTACTTCATACTCTaagatgaaaataaatatatatttgaaacagtaaaagatataaataaaaataatcaatatgTGGCTTATGAAGTTAATAGATTaacctaaatataaaatattcaaacaagtcatttcattta
The DNA window shown above is from Quercus lobata isolate SW786 chromosome 7, ValleyOak3.0 Primary Assembly, whole genome shotgun sequence and carries:
- the LOC115952329 gene encoding putative F-box protein At5g60060 isoform X2, which codes for MARSVSTTTILNVFKVFVYFQVALFITLTRGYVISTSSFRLTLFVTVLVLTFLSPAHAEKDLSLFEFFVTILTSTSSFVISESPVIVILILTDSSLISNIKPRLERFLVNRSSSSSTSLVTSNNIRRYAECFWLNTGLISNVRFELPPEIIGEIVNRLHTFRDFIAVAGVSRTWRSVCLSISRRPQLPWLMLSETLSTDMRHFFSLCDNNRYQLQLSVVQGKRCWGSPHGWVVTLGPDYETHLLHLIKRVQIALPPSNTIRTLAATEEWFRLVHKFILLKDPSQDSSLLVIAIFGPENRLAFARVAFDRRGEGAALNRRGQGQWAIVTNPDNLKFNDVACFNDQIYGLCDNGKLVRLELDAPLAAELQVIAPQPSEEEVGMPQKLYLVETSENLYGIFRYGFHIPSKMRHKTIYFLVYKLNFGALAWEEVTDLEDIAVFVGEGNSWCIPTSTILCRSNCIYFTDDNWEWQRYPGVAYGGHDVGVFNMAQRVIQRLPFGTIVL
- the LOC115952329 gene encoding putative F-box protein At5g60060 isoform X1, producing MARSVSTTTILNVFKVFVYFQVALFITLTRGYVISTSSFRLTLFVTVLVLTFLSPAHAEKDLSLFEFFVTILTSTSSFVISESPVIVILILTDSSLISNIKPRLERFLVNRSSSSSTSLVTSNNIRRYAECFWLNTGLISNVRFELPPEIIGEIVNRLHTFRDFIAVAGVSRTWRSVCLSISRRPQLPWLMLSETLSTDMRHFFSLCDNNRYQLQLSVVQGKRCWGSPHGWVVTLGPDYETHLLHLIKRVQIALPPSNTIRTLAATEEWFRLVHKFILLKDPSQDSSLLVIAIFGPENRLAFARVAFDRRGEGAALNRRGQGQWAIVTNPDNLKFNDVACFNDQIYGLCDNGKLVRLELDAPLAAELQVIAPQPSEEEVGMPQKLYLVETSENLYGIFRYGFHIPSKMRHKTIYFLVYKLNFGALAWEEVTDLEDIAVFVGEGNSWCIPTSTILCRSNCIYFTDDNWEWQRYPGVAYGGHDVGVFNMAQRVIQRLPFAICGGL